From one Caldithrix abyssi DSM 13497 genomic stretch:
- a CDS encoding FlgD immunoglobulin-like domain containing protein, translated as MVRKIVLLLTVSGSLLFGQTYIIPDLQRDDFTGSALKSWWSNVKAPSSSTNHTLQVLNGYLEAVLKDPLNGGPGGRLQADYNGMENIGIATAYNTNLYSKHLQMTAVMRVKTLNDLNPGTRGWGFWRAEGLPVTINQATWFFEQMAVPDSSWAAAETYWRAQTLKGISTDYRKESDLTASNQIWHVYKVKRYSGTSSEAYYEHYIDGVLVQRIVPADFPDGNILNEDYSFHAWNDNLVYHHTTTASGQDTIEVFYNGWLGASAFVIDFIEITKNGYDPGYMVTPVDASDFLRLRAYESEMDQGISDGLWKSYSFETQVGNTFVIVTAKAENYDTYDGDDNLKIVVDATDYGYDTVNSWNGDVDDGLPKTLVFTPALSAGSHTLEVHSQNTPVLYDVNVLNALEGALVLDQTLNETAPAGSQNNLWKEFTFNCDAGPIAIYVSASADEEPGWDYINANIDSSDDDELRIELDNTDFGWGGDYGFEGNGLFGDVKTVLIKDTVAGGTHTLKLYANETPTVYRVLVFAENGDYSLPVALSTFEAARTNAGVLLRWTTESEVDNHGFNIYRAESADSLLPGDETFVKINETIITGQGSRSTKHSYEFIDNDQTNQTWLWYRLESVSLDGKTTVHKTVALAPRETPALQAFRLWQNFPNPFNPMTAIRFAIPQEMFVTVEIFNVHGQKIRTLWEGQLTDGEHRFYWDGRNDQSEQQSSGVYIYRIKTPRRMQSGKMTLLR; from the coding sequence ATGGTGCGAAAAATTGTTTTACTCCTTACGGTAAGCGGATCCCTGTTGTTCGGTCAAACCTACATCATCCCCGATTTGCAAAGAGATGACTTTACGGGAAGCGCTTTAAAAAGCTGGTGGTCAAATGTCAAAGCGCCGAGTTCTTCAACCAATCACACGTTGCAAGTGTTGAATGGCTACCTGGAAGCCGTTCTGAAAGATCCGCTAAACGGCGGGCCGGGCGGACGTTTACAGGCGGATTACAATGGGATGGAAAACATTGGCATCGCAACCGCCTACAATACGAACTTGTATTCCAAACACCTGCAGATGACCGCTGTAATGCGCGTTAAAACATTGAATGATTTAAATCCCGGAACGCGGGGCTGGGGATTCTGGCGAGCGGAGGGCCTGCCGGTTACCATCAATCAGGCTACCTGGTTTTTTGAACAAATGGCCGTGCCCGACTCTTCCTGGGCTGCGGCTGAAACATACTGGCGGGCGCAGACTCTTAAGGGCATTTCTACCGATTACAGAAAGGAAAGCGATTTAACGGCCAGCAATCAAATCTGGCATGTGTACAAAGTAAAACGCTACAGCGGCACCAGCAGCGAAGCGTATTACGAACACTATATTGACGGTGTGCTGGTTCAGCGCATTGTGCCTGCCGACTTCCCTGACGGTAATATTTTAAATGAAGATTATTCTTTCCATGCCTGGAATGACAATCTGGTCTATCATCACACTACAACCGCCTCGGGGCAGGACACCATCGAGGTGTTTTACAACGGCTGGTTGGGCGCCAGCGCCTTTGTTATCGATTTTATTGAGATCACCAAAAACGGTTACGATCCGGGGTACATGGTGACGCCAGTTGACGCTTCGGATTTTTTACGTTTAAGAGCCTATGAGAGCGAAATGGATCAGGGCATCTCAGACGGCTTGTGGAAAAGTTACTCTTTTGAAACGCAAGTGGGCAATACGTTTGTCATTGTCACCGCCAAAGCCGAAAACTACGATACCTACGATGGCGATGACAATTTGAAGATTGTGGTGGATGCCACCGATTACGGTTATGATACGGTGAACAGCTGGAACGGCGATGTGGACGACGGTTTGCCTAAAACACTGGTTTTTACGCCTGCTTTATCGGCCGGCAGTCACACTCTGGAAGTTCATAGCCAGAATACGCCCGTTTTGTACGACGTTAATGTTTTAAACGCGCTGGAAGGCGCCCTGGTTTTAGATCAAACTTTAAACGAAACCGCTCCCGCCGGCAGCCAGAATAATTTGTGGAAGGAATTTACCTTTAACTGCGATGCCGGGCCCATCGCCATTTACGTCAGCGCCAGCGCCGATGAAGAGCCGGGCTGGGATTACATCAACGCCAATATCGATAGCTCTGATGATGACGAACTGCGCATTGAGCTGGATAATACCGATTTTGGCTGGGGCGGAGACTATGGTTTTGAAGGGAACGGGCTATTTGGCGACGTTAAAACTGTGCTGATTAAAGATACGGTTGCCGGCGGTACGCATACCCTAAAACTTTACGCCAATGAAACGCCGACCGTTTACCGCGTTCTTGTTTTTGCGGAAAACGGAGATTATTCTCTGCCGGTAGCGCTTTCTACGTTCGAAGCCGCGCGGACGAACGCAGGCGTGCTTTTGCGCTGGACCACGGAAAGCGAAGTCGATAACCACGGCTTCAATATCTACCGCGCGGAATCTGCAGACAGTTTGCTGCCCGGGGACGAAACGTTTGTTAAAATTAACGAAACCATCATTACCGGCCAGGGCAGCCGCTCCACTAAACATAGTTATGAATTTATCGACAACGATCAGACCAATCAGACCTGGCTGTGGTATCGATTGGAATCTGTCAGCCTTGATGGAAAAACGACCGTTCATAAAACGGTAGCGCTCGCGCCGCGCGAAACGCCCGCTCTTCAAGCATTTCGCCTGTGGCAAAACTTTCCCAATCCGTTCAATCCCATGACCGCAATTCGCTTTGCCATTCCACAGGAAATGTTTGTGACGGTGGAAATTTTTAACGTACATGGTCAAAAGATCCGAACCCTTTGGGAGGGACAATTAACGGACGGAGAGCACCGCTTTTACTGGGACGGGCGTAACGACCAGAGTGAACAGCAAAGCTCTGGCGTGTACATCTACCGCATTAAAACGCCGCGCCGCATGCAATCAGGTAAAATGACCTTGCTCAGATAA
- a CDS encoding DUF2809 domain-containing protein has protein sequence MSKFRIFVGISVLIITPLGFLTKAYHGIGADWVNNSLGGVLYVVFWCLVAAFLKPQWKEKFIAIGVFTVTSLLEAAQLWHPPVLEWLRSFYLGKVLLGTTFALSDFPHYAAGALLGALWIKRLRIFTARPMGVDSNNANALKEKGEF, from the coding sequence ATGTCTAAATTCAGAATTTTTGTTGGGATATCGGTTTTGATAATTACGCCGCTGGGCTTTTTAACCAAAGCCTACCACGGCATCGGGGCGGACTGGGTGAACAATTCGCTGGGGGGCGTGCTTTACGTTGTTTTCTGGTGCCTGGTGGCTGCCTTTTTAAAACCGCAGTGGAAAGAAAAGTTTATTGCCATTGGCGTTTTTACGGTAACTTCTCTGCTGGAAGCAGCTCAGTTGTGGCATCCTCCCGTTCTTGAGTGGTTACGTTCGTTTTATCTGGGGAAGGTGCTATTAGGCACAACCTTTGCCCTGAGCGATTTTCCGCATTACGCGGCGGGGGCTTTGCTGGGCGCCCTGTGGATAAAAAGATTGCGAATTTTTACCGCACGCCCAATGGGGGTGGATTCCAACAACGCGAATGCGTTAAAAGAAAAAGGAGAATTTTAA
- a CDS encoding PEP/pyruvate-binding domain-containing protein: MRQTIFDLKQVKAVKKFGRKAVNLAGLQRWGFNVPLTGALSSDALQYVLKRIPAVKQLKEDHPLLEAALNQIREEILKFSLPGNLERELGHLIDRFASAGIQRIAVRSSAVSEDRADFSFAGQYATVLDVPLQINEIWQAVKTVWASLFNPAIWEYCQKIGLPSPGLQMGVILQAMVEARFAGVAFSVDPNHPENERVVVEYVPQKGDGLVSGEVTPQHLEIVRQDFHLNRHDNRALDWLNPLIKELLRLEKLAGQPVDVEWAVSEQQVYFLQYRPITTLRRVIIWTRENVGEVIPDVVTPFTWSILEPITNGAYRYFLKKTGLKIGAQKLFTLYHGRVYFNHNAYQKMVNAFYVSSYIVPGRRKIINLLKASKLLLLLARLWYLSFRLPGQIEGILKKQEKKFRALKNSARGKGDFRAVKTAIKMIDRLMKVHVCATILAEFYYQLLNKICHETLDDAQIDASRLLQGVGQVESTKSALALWEIAHWIRQNKRYRAIFEKESVEQLIKWWRQLPSSDVFKQQLELFMENFGYAALHEFEISYPRWHEEPAYVFGALKQYVRSEEGYAAVNRQYKQMERERQIIVERVRNEIGSRDSRAKLLLFNYLLKKAEYLSFQREFLKQKILRWLDLLKQNLLSIGERMAGDGSEIFYLELKEVEMLLKNQQAQERLNLLIKQRKAQRKKYLREKYPPKIRQIGAQWTPIFEKSAADSGLRGLACSAGVVEGRACVIVDVEREGSRFTPGDILVTRATNPGWTPVLALAGGIITELGGALSHGAIIAREFGIPMVAAVSGATEKIQTGQWIKLNGQSGTIEIVKEVVE; this comes from the coding sequence ATGAGGCAAACGATCTTTGATTTAAAACAGGTAAAGGCGGTAAAAAAGTTTGGCCGCAAAGCGGTTAATCTGGCCGGCCTGCAGCGATGGGGCTTTAATGTGCCCTTAACCGGGGCGCTTTCCAGCGACGCCCTGCAGTACGTGTTAAAGCGTATCCCTGCGGTTAAACAACTAAAAGAAGATCATCCGCTATTAGAGGCGGCGTTAAACCAAATCCGGGAAGAAATCCTGAAATTCTCCCTGCCCGGAAATCTGGAGCGGGAGCTCGGTCATTTAATCGATCGTTTTGCCAGCGCAGGCATTCAACGCATTGCGGTGCGCTCTTCGGCGGTGAGCGAGGATCGGGCCGATTTTTCGTTTGCCGGACAATACGCAACCGTTCTGGACGTTCCACTACAAATAAATGAAATTTGGCAGGCTGTTAAAACAGTATGGGCCTCTTTGTTCAATCCGGCCATCTGGGAATATTGCCAGAAGATCGGTCTGCCGTCGCCCGGTTTGCAAATGGGCGTTATTTTACAGGCCATGGTCGAGGCGCGCTTTGCGGGCGTTGCCTTTTCTGTAGATCCCAATCATCCGGAAAATGAAAGAGTGGTCGTCGAATATGTGCCGCAAAAAGGCGACGGACTGGTTAGCGGCGAGGTCACACCGCAACATCTGGAAATTGTGCGCCAGGATTTTCATTTAAATCGGCACGATAACCGCGCATTGGACTGGTTAAATCCGCTGATTAAAGAACTGCTCCGGCTGGAAAAATTGGCAGGCCAGCCTGTGGATGTGGAATGGGCGGTCAGCGAACAGCAGGTGTATTTTTTACAGTACAGGCCCATTACCACCTTGCGGCGAGTCATCATCTGGACGCGGGAAAATGTGGGCGAGGTGATCCCCGATGTGGTTACGCCCTTTACCTGGAGCATTCTGGAGCCCATTACCAACGGCGCCTACCGATACTTCTTGAAAAAAACAGGGCTAAAGATCGGAGCGCAAAAATTGTTTACCCTGTATCACGGCAGGGTTTATTTTAATCACAACGCCTATCAAAAAATGGTCAACGCATTTTATGTTTCCAGCTATATTGTGCCCGGGCGCCGTAAAATCATTAATCTTTTAAAGGCGTCAAAATTGCTGCTTTTGTTGGCGCGGTTGTGGTATTTAAGTTTTCGTTTGCCCGGCCAGATTGAGGGCATTCTTAAAAAGCAGGAAAAAAAGTTCAGGGCTTTAAAAAATAGCGCCAGAGGTAAAGGCGATTTCCGCGCGGTAAAAACGGCGATTAAAATGATCGACCGGTTGATGAAGGTTCATGTTTGCGCCACCATTCTGGCCGAATTTTATTATCAACTGCTAAATAAGATTTGCCATGAAACATTGGACGATGCGCAAATCGACGCCAGTCGCTTGCTGCAGGGTGTTGGACAAGTGGAAAGTACAAAGTCTGCCCTGGCTCTGTGGGAGATCGCTCACTGGATCCGCCAGAATAAACGCTATCGCGCTATTTTTGAAAAAGAAAGCGTTGAGCAATTAATAAAATGGTGGCGTCAATTACCATCCAGCGATGTGTTTAAACAACAGCTCGAACTGTTCATGGAAAATTTTGGGTACGCCGCCCTGCATGAGTTCGAAATAAGTTATCCGCGCTGGCACGAAGAGCCCGCCTACGTGTTTGGCGCCTTAAAACAGTACGTACGATCGGAAGAGGGGTACGCCGCTGTCAATCGGCAGTACAAACAGATGGAGCGGGAACGGCAGATCATTGTGGAAAGAGTTCGAAATGAGATCGGCTCCAGGGATTCTCGCGCAAAACTGCTGCTGTTTAATTATTTGCTTAAAAAGGCGGAATATCTTAGCTTTCAGCGCGAATTTTTAAAACAAAAAATTCTCAGATGGCTTGATCTGTTAAAACAAAATCTGCTTTCGATTGGCGAGCGAATGGCCGGAGACGGAAGCGAAATTTTTTATCTGGAATTGAAAGAAGTGGAAATGCTATTGAAAAACCAGCAAGCGCAAGAACGTCTTAATTTGCTGATTAAGCAGAGGAAAGCGCAGAGAAAAAAATACTTGCGGGAAAAATATCCGCCAAAAATCAGGCAGATCGGGGCGCAGTGGACGCCCATTTTTGAAAAATCGGCGGCTGATAGCGGATTGCGCGGCCTGGCCTGCAGCGCGGGCGTGGTGGAAGGCCGGGCCTGCGTTATTGTGGATGTGGAGCGAGAAGGTTCGCGCTTTACCCCGGGCGATATTCTGGTGACCAGAGCTACCAATCCGGGCTGGACGCCCGTTCTGGCATTGGCCGGCGGAATTATTACGGAGCTGGGCGGCGCTCTTTCCCACGGCGCCATTATTGCCCGCGAATTTGGCATTCCTATGGTGGCTGCCGTGTCAGGCGCCACGGAAAAGATTCAAACCGGCCAATGGATTAAGCTGAACGGTCAAAGCGGAACGATTGAGATTGTGAAGGAGGTTGTTGAATAG
- a CDS encoding glycosyltransferase: MKRVLLIPSDHGGGRGHVSRCIYLAKKLQAGGSETAIVLEQKHYQDGIDAGIPSYLLDTKKERFLKFQFKKPFWPRIKMIERVERPPVFLVFNGVAYQVPRDEYLSTRIVLMRFKKLVKIVEQFKPDVLIGDTHFLTFLLGKKFSLPVIQITRLAAFPPAPRFFWWLQDEPRLVEPNAIEPFAPLLEKLAINDVRKAEDLLRGDLYLIPASDQIEPVDGGRDDVLFCGPLTENYRGDQKIPFFDLPVDVPKIYVTAGGGANRFGQQAFFEALLKIFDRRDFKVLVSTGGLYPAKNLNGQSTNVLFVDWIDGMSAIRKSDLVIHHGGYGSMMETLSAAKPSIVIPFHSEQEGNGRRLKELQVGDLHLPYAGKLQDLLFSWPFGVYSMMAGTELALDAEQIISMIDGIYDQSLYARLQKISEELLRLQKNFDALKMLERV, translated from the coding sequence ATGAAACGCGTATTGCTCATTCCCAGCGATCATGGCGGCGGACGCGGACACGTAAGCCGGTGCATCTATCTGGCTAAAAAATTGCAGGCTGGAGGCAGCGAGACGGCCATTGTGCTGGAACAAAAGCACTACCAGGATGGTATTGACGCCGGCATTCCGTCTTACCTGCTGGACACCAAAAAAGAACGATTTCTGAAATTTCAATTTAAAAAGCCTTTTTGGCCGCGTATTAAAATGATTGAGCGCGTGGAGCGTCCCCCCGTCTTTCTGGTATTTAACGGCGTGGCTTATCAGGTGCCGCGCGACGAATACCTTTCCACACGCATTGTGCTCATGCGTTTTAAAAAACTGGTGAAAATAGTAGAACAATTTAAGCCCGACGTTTTGATCGGCGATACGCATTTTTTGACCTTTTTGCTGGGAAAAAAGTTTTCTCTCCCGGTTATTCAAATTACGCGACTGGCCGCTTTTCCGCCCGCGCCCCGCTTCTTCTGGTGGCTGCAGGATGAACCGCGGTTAGTGGAGCCCAACGCCATAGAACCATTTGCGCCCCTGCTGGAAAAATTAGCCATCAACGACGTGCGCAAGGCGGAAGATTTGTTAAGGGGCGATCTGTACCTGATTCCCGCTTCCGATCAGATCGAACCCGTGGATGGCGGGCGGGATGATGTGCTGTTTTGCGGACCACTGACGGAAAATTACCGGGGAGATCAAAAAATTCCGTTTTTTGATTTGCCGGTGGATGTGCCCAAGATTTATGTTACCGCCGGAGGAGGCGCCAATCGCTTTGGGCAGCAGGCCTTTTTTGAAGCCCTTTTAAAAATATTTGACCGGCGCGATTTTAAAGTTCTGGTTTCCACAGGCGGACTCTATCCGGCCAAAAACCTGAACGGTCAATCGACCAACGTGTTGTTTGTGGATTGGATCGATGGAATGAGCGCCATTCGTAAAAGCGATCTGGTCATTCATCACGGCGGTTATGGCTCGATGATGGAAACGCTATCTGCGGCCAAGCCTTCCATTGTCATCCCCTTTCATTCGGAACAGGAAGGAAACGGCAGGCGGCTGAAGGAGCTGCAGGTTGGCGATTTGCATCTGCCGTACGCCGGTAAGCTGCAAGACCTGCTTTTTTCGTGGCCCTTTGGCGTGTACTCGATGATGGCCGGCACAGAACTGGCGCTGGATGCGGAGCAAATCATCTCGATGATTGATGGGATTTACGACCAGTCGCTTTACGCTCGCCTGCAAAAGATCAGCGAAGAATTATTGCGTTTACAGAAAAATTTCGATGCGCTTAAAATGCTGGAAAGGGTTTGA